In Hahella sp. KA22, one genomic interval encodes:
- the hemA gene encoding glutamyl-tRNA reductase, whose product MALFVISINHKTAPVAIREKVAFGPEKMADALAHLRCRPDIDEVTILSTCNRTELYCSTPGEPDEISLIEWLGQYHQVSLTELKACCNIYNDEDAAQHMMRVASGIDSMVLGEPQILGQMKEAHASGRAAGSLGGPLDRLFQHAFAVAKRVRTETAIGENPVSVAYAAVSMASHIFSNMAQNTALLIGAGETIELVARHLYRAGVRSLIVANRTLSRARDLAAEFHGSAIGLSDIPEYLHRADIVIASTASPLPILGKGAVEKALKRRKHKPMFMVDIAVPRDIEEEVSELADVYLYTVDDLRQVIEDNMKSREGAAEEAERLIAAGAADFMYHLRALDSVSVLRRFRDQAEGVRDAELQKAIRLLNRGDDPESVLRMLAHGLTNKLIHHPTVQVRRASAEGRQEVTGWLRDLFQLPDEKVKND is encoded by the coding sequence ATGGCGCTTTTTGTTATAAGTATTAATCATAAAACCGCCCCGGTTGCGATCCGGGAGAAGGTGGCGTTCGGCCCGGAAAAGATGGCCGATGCATTGGCGCACCTGCGCTGCCGCCCAGATATCGACGAAGTCACGATCCTTTCTACGTGCAATCGCACGGAGTTGTACTGCTCCACGCCGGGAGAGCCGGATGAAATAAGCCTGATAGAGTGGCTTGGGCAGTACCATCAAGTCAGCCTCACCGAACTGAAAGCCTGCTGCAATATATATAATGATGAAGATGCTGCGCAGCACATGATGCGCGTCGCAAGCGGCATTGATTCTATGGTGTTGGGCGAGCCTCAGATTCTTGGGCAAATGAAAGAAGCGCATGCTTCCGGTAGAGCCGCTGGTTCGTTGGGCGGCCCTTTGGATCGCCTGTTCCAGCATGCTTTCGCTGTAGCGAAGCGGGTGCGGACTGAAACAGCCATTGGCGAAAACCCAGTCTCCGTTGCTTATGCCGCAGTGAGCATGGCGTCGCACATTTTCTCTAACATGGCGCAGAATACCGCTCTGTTGATTGGCGCTGGCGAGACAATCGAGCTGGTGGCGCGTCATTTGTATCGTGCGGGGGTGCGTTCGCTGATTGTCGCCAATCGTACGCTCTCCCGGGCCAGAGACCTGGCCGCCGAATTTCACGGCAGCGCCATAGGGCTCTCCGACATCCCGGAATATCTGCACCGTGCGGATATCGTCATCGCTTCCACCGCCAGCCCGCTGCCTATTCTTGGCAAGGGAGCAGTGGAGAAGGCGCTCAAGCGGCGCAAGCATAAACCCATGTTTATGGTGGATATCGCGGTTCCCAGAGATATCGAAGAAGAAGTCAGCGAACTCGCCGATGTATATCTCTATACCGTGGACGATCTGCGTCAAGTCATCGAAGATAACATGAAGTCGCGAGAAGGCGCCGCTGAAGAAGCTGAGCGTTTGATTGCGGCAGGCGCTGCGGATTTCATGTATCATCTGCGCGCTCTTGATTCGGTGTCGGTTTTGCGGCGCTTTCGCGACCAGGCGGAAGGCGTCCGCGACGCAGAGCTGCAGAAAGCCATCAGACTGCTTAACCGGGGGGACGACCCCGAATCCGTCCTGCGCATGCTGGCTCATGGACTCACCAATAAGCTGATACACCATCCTACCGTTCAGGTTCGTCGCGCTTCCGCGGAAGGGCGTCAGGAAGTGACTGGCTGGTTGCGGGATCTGTTTCAGCTTCCGGATGAAAAAGTTAAGAACGATTAG
- the prmC gene encoding peptide chain release factor N(5)-glutamine methyltransferase: MRIDEALAWAKSRLETESPKLDAEVLLAHVLGKGRTYLISHNDSLLDDSALQAYQRLIVERETGRPVAHLIGKREFWSLEFQVSPATLIPRPETELLVELVLEEALPARAKLLDLGTGTGAIACALAHEHPDWRLTAVDFSQEAVELATTNVQSLGLANVQCLRSDWYEAIADEQFHAIVSNPPYIDALDVHLKQGDVRFEPASALVAADHGLADIRVIAAGGERYLLAGGLLAVEHGYDQGAAVREIFSDAGYVGVRTHQDLAGHDRITLGRLPV; the protein is encoded by the coding sequence ATGCGCATAGACGAAGCCCTGGCCTGGGCGAAAAGCCGGCTTGAGACGGAAAGTCCCAAGCTGGACGCCGAAGTGCTGCTTGCTCATGTATTGGGGAAAGGCCGGACGTATCTGATCAGCCATAACGACAGCCTGCTGGATGATTCTGCTTTGCAGGCGTATCAGCGGCTTATCGTCGAGCGTGAAACAGGCCGACCGGTGGCGCACTTGATCGGCAAGCGGGAATTTTGGTCGCTGGAGTTTCAAGTCAGTCCCGCCACGTTGATTCCTCGACCGGAAACCGAATTGCTGGTTGAGCTGGTCCTTGAGGAGGCGCTGCCTGCCAGGGCCAAGTTGTTGGATTTGGGAACAGGGACCGGCGCCATTGCCTGCGCGCTGGCCCATGAGCATCCTGACTGGCGCTTGACCGCAGTGGATTTCAGTCAGGAGGCGGTTGAATTGGCGACGACCAATGTTCAGTCGCTTGGGCTGGCGAACGTACAATGCCTGCGTTCCGACTGGTACGAGGCAATAGCGGACGAGCAGTTCCATGCCATTGTCAGTAACCCTCCCTATATTGATGCCTTGGATGTCCATCTGAAGCAGGGCGATGTGCGCTTTGAACCTGCGTCCGCACTGGTGGCTGCAGATCATGGTTTGGCGGATATACGCGTGATCGCCGCTGGCGGCGAGCGATACTTGCTGGCGGGTGGTTTGCTGGCGGTGGAGCATGGTTACGATCAGGGCGCTGCGGTGCGCGAAATTTTTTCCGATGCCGGTTACGTTGGCGTGCGGACTCATCAAGACTTGGCGGGACATGATCGAATCACCCTGGGGCGCTTGCCTGTATAG
- the ispE gene encoding 4-(cytidine 5'-diphospho)-2-C-methyl-D-erythritol kinase, which produces MRNETLTLSSPAKLNLFLHITGRRPDGYHELQTLFQLLDYGDSLSFTPRDDQSITLEPNLPGVPEAENLIIKAAHLLKEHVVAATPNKAKQISGVSIYIDKKLPMGGGIGGGSSNAATTLLALNKLWDIDLDTETLAELGLKLGADVPVFVLGATAFAEGVGDILHPVDTQEKWYLVIHPNLHISTAKIFSDKWLTRDTPKSTIAPALEGDLENLRNDCETVVCRMYPEIREAINWLDQFSPARLTGTGACIFASFSEKKRAEYVLSQMPTKYHGFVAKSINESPVHSELKKWRHH; this is translated from the coding sequence ATGCGCAACGAAACCCTGACCCTAAGCTCTCCAGCGAAACTCAACCTTTTTCTGCACATCACTGGCAGACGCCCCGATGGCTACCACGAATTGCAAACCCTGTTTCAATTACTGGATTACGGCGACAGCCTGAGCTTCACTCCCAGAGACGATCAAAGTATAACGCTGGAGCCAAACCTCCCCGGTGTGCCGGAGGCAGAAAACCTGATCATCAAAGCCGCCCACTTACTAAAGGAGCATGTGGTGGCCGCAACCCCAAATAAGGCCAAGCAGATCAGCGGAGTCTCCATCTATATAGATAAGAAGCTGCCAATGGGCGGCGGCATCGGCGGAGGCAGCTCCAACGCAGCGACGACGCTGTTAGCGTTAAATAAATTGTGGGATATAGATCTCGATACCGAGACCCTGGCCGAACTGGGACTCAAACTCGGTGCGGACGTACCTGTATTCGTCCTCGGCGCGACGGCTTTCGCTGAAGGTGTAGGAGACATTCTCCATCCCGTCGACACTCAGGAAAAATGGTATCTAGTCATCCACCCAAACCTCCATATATCCACCGCTAAAATTTTTTCAGATAAGTGGTTGACAAGAGACACCCCAAAAAGCACAATAGCGCCCGCTCTTGAGGGAGATCTCGAAAACCTCCGAAACGACTGTGAAACAGTGGTTTGCAGGATGTACCCAGAGATTCGCGAGGCGATAAATTGGCTAGATCAATTTTCGCCAGCTAGATTAACCGGAACAGGGGCCTGCATCTTTGCAAGCTTCTCCGAAAAAAAGCGAGCGGAATATGTTCTCTCCCAAATGCCGACAAAATATCACGGCTTTGTCGCCAAGAGCATTAATGAGTCGCCAGTTCATTCAGAACTCAAAAAATGGCGTCATCATTAA
- a CDS encoding ribose-phosphate diphosphokinase, with translation MSKLMVFTGQANPELAKNVVDTLHIPMGAASVSRFSDGEVSVEINENVRGRDVFIIQPTCAPTNDNLMELVVMADALRRASAGRITAVIPYYGYARQDRRPRSSRVPISAKVVADILTGVGINRVLTVDLHADQIQGFFHIPVDNAYATPVMLDDIERRNFENFVVVSPDVGGVVRARAFAKRLDDADLAIIDKRRPRANEAQVMHIIGEVQDKVCILVDDIVDTAGTLCKAANALKEHGASKVIAYITHPVLSGPAIENIENSVLDELVVTDTIPLSDKAQKCDKIRQLSLAGLLAESIRRVCNEESISAMFG, from the coding sequence GTGTCCAAGTTAATGGTTTTTACCGGCCAAGCAAACCCCGAACTAGCCAAGAACGTCGTTGATACGCTCCATATCCCTATGGGCGCCGCTTCCGTCAGCCGCTTCAGCGATGGCGAAGTATCGGTGGAGATCAATGAGAACGTGCGCGGTCGGGACGTTTTCATCATTCAGCCTACTTGTGCGCCCACCAATGATAATTTGATGGAGCTGGTGGTTATGGCTGATGCGCTCAGAAGAGCTTCGGCAGGTAGAATCACCGCAGTAATTCCTTATTACGGTTACGCTCGCCAGGATCGCAGACCCCGCTCCTCCCGTGTCCCTATCAGCGCAAAAGTCGTTGCGGACATACTTACCGGCGTCGGCATCAATCGCGTACTGACCGTTGATCTTCACGCAGACCAGATTCAGGGCTTCTTCCACATCCCAGTGGACAACGCCTACGCCACACCGGTCATGCTTGACGATATCGAGCGTCGCAATTTTGAAAACTTCGTTGTCGTCTCCCCGGATGTGGGCGGCGTTGTGCGCGCCCGCGCATTCGCCAAGCGACTGGACGACGCGGATCTGGCAATCATCGACAAGCGTCGCCCTCGCGCCAACGAAGCTCAGGTCATGCACATTATCGGCGAAGTGCAAGACAAGGTTTGCATCCTGGTCGACGACATCGTGGACACAGCAGGAACCCTTTGCAAAGCCGCTAACGCACTAAAAGAGCACGGCGCCAGCAAAGTTATCGCTTACATCACTCATCCTGTACTCTCCGGCCCGGCTATCGAAAACATCGAAAACTCCGTACTGGACGAGCTTGTGGTCACTGACACAATTCCATTGAGTGACAAAGCCCAGAAATGTGATAAAATCCGCCAGCTTTCTTTGGCGGGCCTATTGGCCGAATCGATTCGTCGCGTTTGTAACGAAGAGTCGATCAGCGCCATGTTCGGATAA
- a CDS encoding 50S ribosomal protein L25/general stress protein Ctc yields the protein MSNEYSLDAEKRDVQGKGASRRLRRIDGKVPGIIYGGETAPVAISVSHNQLSHALQNEAFYSHILTLDVEGTSESVILKDLQRHPYKPIIMHADFLRVQKGQKLHVNVPLHFINEDKCEGVRQGGGVISHQQTEVEVVCLPANLPEFIEVDMTSVQVEQILHLSDLKLPEGVELAELVKGADHDLPVVAVHKPKGAKAEEAEGEGEAE from the coding sequence ATGAGTAATGAATATAGCTTAGACGCTGAAAAGCGTGACGTTCAGGGGAAAGGTGCGAGCCGCCGCCTACGTCGCATTGACGGCAAAGTTCCTGGAATCATCTACGGCGGCGAAACCGCTCCTGTAGCCATTTCCGTCAGCCACAACCAGCTGAGCCACGCCCTGCAGAATGAAGCGTTCTACTCTCACATTCTGACCCTGGACGTTGAAGGAACTAGCGAGTCCGTCATCCTGAAAGATCTGCAACGCCACCCATACAAGCCGATCATCATGCACGCGGACTTCCTGCGCGTACAAAAAGGTCAGAAACTGCACGTAAACGTTCCTCTGCACTTCATCAACGAAGACAAGTGCGAAGGCGTACGTCAAGGCGGCGGAGTTATTTCTCACCAGCAAACAGAAGTTGAAGTAGTATGTTTGCCCGCCAACCTGCCTGAGTTCATCGAAGTCGACATGACTTCCGTACAGGTTGAGCAAATTCTGCACCTTTCTGACCTGAAACTGCCTGAAGGTGTTGAGCTGGCTGAGCTGGTAAAAGGCGCAGACCACGACCTGCCTGTTGTTGCAGTACACAAGCCGAAAGGCGCTAAGGCTGAAGAAGCTGAAGGCGAAGGCGAGGCTGAATAA
- a CDS encoding molybdopterin-synthase adenylyltransferase MoeB — protein MRDEMNDTLLMRYNRQIMMPDFDIAGQEALRNSSALVIGLGGLGCPAAMYLGAAGCGRMVLADFDAVDLSNLQRQIAHREQDVGVNKAESVRRALADINPDVSVETITLPLQDESLSAAIADVDVVLDCTDNFATRSAVNEACVRHGKPLVSGAAIRSEGQLAVFDPRRDDAPCYHCLYGMLSEQQLTCSEAGVIAPLVGVIGSLQALEAVKILSGFGDTCAGRLLLLDGKTMQWREFKVRKDPSCAVCG, from the coding sequence ATGCGGGATGAAATGAACGATACGCTGCTAATGCGTTATAACCGGCAAATCATGATGCCGGATTTCGATATCGCGGGTCAGGAAGCGTTACGAAACAGCTCCGCGCTGGTTATCGGGTTAGGCGGCCTTGGGTGTCCCGCCGCCATGTATTTAGGCGCAGCTGGTTGCGGACGGATGGTGCTTGCGGATTTCGATGCAGTGGATCTCTCCAATCTACAGCGCCAGATCGCTCATAGAGAGCAGGACGTTGGCGTCAATAAGGCTGAGTCCGTGCGGCGCGCGCTTGCTGATATCAACCCGGATGTCAGCGTGGAAACCATTACTCTGCCTTTGCAGGATGAGTCATTGTCCGCCGCGATTGCGGATGTGGATGTTGTACTGGATTGTACAGACAACTTCGCTACCCGGTCAGCGGTTAATGAGGCTTGCGTGCGTCACGGCAAGCCTCTGGTGTCAGGAGCGGCGATTCGTTCAGAAGGGCAACTGGCGGTGTTTGATCCACGCAGAGACGACGCACCTTGTTATCACTGTCTTTACGGCATGTTGTCTGAGCAGCAACTGACCTGTTCCGAGGCTGGCGTCATTGCGCCTCTGGTGGGCGTTATAGGCAGTCTGCAGGCGTTGGAGGCGGTGAAAATCCTGAGTGGATTTGGCGATACCTGCGCCGGCAGACTGTTGTTGCTTGACGGAAAAACCATGCAATGGCGCGAATTCAAGGTGCGCAAAGATCCGTCATGCGCTGTGTGCGGGTGA
- the phrB gene encoding deoxyribodipyrimidine photo-lyase, whose translation MPRTLHWFRNDLRTRDNPALYAAAQRAREQNSELIACFLMSPEQWRSHDMADIKLDFMLRNLKALQVELSGLNIPLFILDASRFDEAPAKLLSFMRQHQCGALTFNEEFGVNERRRDKAVKATLNEEGLEALKFRDQSILPAGSIRTGQGTPYAVFTPYKRAWFSQCPEHIELWPAPEKQPLPTHSNRDDIPESVTGFDKVSSDAYAAGEDAALQKLDEFLEQKVDRYHERRDFPAIDGVSQLSPYLALGVLSGRQCFHAAQQHRHASQNAGEGVDTWINELIWRDFYIHILYDFPRISMTKAFKEETENLQWRHSEKDFLAWCEGKTGIPIVDAAMRQLNQTGWMHNRLRMICAMFLSKNLLLDWRLGERYFMRKLIDGHLAANNGGWQWSASTGVDAAPYFRMFNPVAQSERFDPNGDFIRHYVPELSELSTKHIHQPPTDARSRLGYPAPIVDLKASRERALQAFRELKDSASPAHSA comes from the coding sequence ATGCCGCGAACCCTGCACTGGTTCCGCAATGACCTGCGCACCCGCGACAACCCGGCATTATACGCCGCCGCCCAACGCGCCAGAGAGCAAAACTCTGAGCTGATCGCCTGCTTCCTGATGAGCCCAGAGCAGTGGCGCAGCCATGACATGGCGGATATCAAACTGGACTTCATGCTACGCAATCTCAAAGCGCTGCAGGTTGAGCTGTCCGGTTTGAATATTCCACTGTTTATTCTAGACGCTTCTCGCTTTGACGAAGCGCCGGCCAAACTTCTTTCGTTTATGCGACAGCATCAATGCGGCGCGTTAACCTTTAATGAGGAATTCGGCGTTAATGAGAGGCGCAGAGACAAAGCCGTCAAGGCGACACTGAATGAGGAAGGATTGGAAGCCCTCAAATTCCGCGACCAAAGCATTCTTCCCGCTGGCTCCATACGCACCGGACAGGGAACGCCCTACGCCGTTTTTACCCCCTATAAACGCGCCTGGTTTTCACAATGCCCGGAGCATATTGAACTTTGGCCAGCGCCAGAGAAACAGCCATTGCCAACGCACTCAAACAGAGATGACATACCTGAATCCGTCACAGGCTTTGACAAAGTTTCCTCAGACGCTTACGCCGCCGGGGAAGACGCAGCCCTGCAGAAGCTGGACGAGTTTCTTGAACAAAAGGTTGACCGTTATCATGAGCGACGAGACTTTCCCGCCATTGACGGCGTCAGCCAGCTGTCACCCTACCTCGCTCTGGGCGTGCTCTCCGGTCGGCAATGCTTTCACGCCGCGCAGCAACATCGCCACGCATCGCAAAATGCAGGCGAAGGCGTGGACACCTGGATAAATGAATTGATCTGGAGGGATTTCTACATTCATATTCTGTATGACTTTCCCCGCATCAGCATGACGAAAGCCTTTAAAGAGGAAACGGAAAACCTGCAATGGCGACATTCTGAAAAAGACTTTCTGGCATGGTGCGAAGGGAAAACGGGAATACCCATCGTCGACGCCGCCATGCGGCAGTTGAATCAAACGGGCTGGATGCACAATCGGCTGCGCATGATCTGCGCCATGTTTCTAAGCAAAAACCTGTTGCTGGATTGGCGCCTGGGGGAGCGCTACTTTATGCGCAAATTGATAGACGGGCACCTCGCCGCTAACAACGGCGGCTGGCAATGGAGCGCCTCCACCGGCGTGGACGCTGCGCCCTACTTCCGTATGTTCAATCCGGTAGCGCAAAGTGAAAGGTTCGATCCAAACGGAGACTTTATTCGTCACTATGTGCCCGAGCTGAGCGAGCTATCGACCAAACACATCCACCAGCCCCCGACGGACGCCAGGAGCCGGTTGGGTTATCCTGCTCCGATTGTGGATTTGAAAGCAAGCCGCGAGCGGGCGCTGCAGGCGTTTCGGGAACTTAAAGACTCGGCCTCACCCGCACACAGCGCATGA
- the prfA gene encoding peptide chain release factor 1: protein MKESIKLKLDLLKDRYEEVGALLSDPDIISVQEKFKELSKEYAELEPVVQCYQEYQNALNAIEESKLLLNDSDADMREMAKEELAAAEESSDQLEKDLQILLLPRDPRDGSNVFLEIRAGTGGDEAAIFAGDLFRMYSRYAELKKWKVEIVSESPGEHGGYKEVISRVAGDNVFSLLKFESGAHRVQRVPETESQGRIHTSACTVAILPEVEEVGDVDINPADLRVDTYRASGAGGQHVNKTDSAIRITHLPSGIVVECQDERSQHKNRAKAMSLLKAKLLSSAQEKQAKEQAQTRKSLVGSGDRSERIRTYNYPQGRITDHRINLTLYKLEEVVQGDLDPVIQPLLQEYQAEMLASISE from the coding sequence ATGAAAGAATCGATTAAGTTAAAGCTCGATCTTTTGAAAGATCGTTATGAGGAAGTAGGGGCGTTGCTCTCTGACCCGGACATCATCAGCGTCCAGGAAAAGTTTAAAGAATTGTCGAAAGAGTACGCGGAACTGGAGCCGGTGGTGCAGTGCTATCAGGAATACCAGAACGCGTTAAACGCCATTGAAGAGTCCAAGTTGTTGCTTAACGACAGCGATGCGGACATGCGGGAAATGGCGAAAGAAGAACTGGCTGCGGCGGAAGAGTCCAGCGACCAGTTAGAGAAAGATCTGCAGATTCTGTTGTTGCCCCGCGATCCGCGTGATGGCTCCAACGTGTTTCTTGAAATTCGCGCAGGGACCGGCGGTGATGAGGCGGCTATTTTCGCCGGCGACTTGTTCCGCATGTACTCCCGCTACGCTGAACTGAAAAAGTGGAAAGTGGAGATTGTCAGCGAAAGTCCTGGCGAACATGGCGGCTATAAAGAAGTGATCAGTCGCGTTGCCGGCGATAATGTCTTCAGTTTGCTGAAATTCGAATCTGGCGCTCATCGCGTGCAGCGGGTGCCCGAAACGGAATCGCAAGGCCGCATTCACACCTCCGCCTGTACGGTGGCGATTCTTCCAGAAGTTGAGGAAGTAGGGGATGTCGACATTAATCCCGCAGATTTGCGCGTAGATACTTATCGCGCCTCCGGGGCGGGTGGTCAGCACGTTAACAAAACCGACTCCGCTATTCGTATCACCCACTTGCCGTCAGGCATTGTCGTGGAATGTCAGGACGAACGTTCGCAGCACAAAAACCGCGCTAAAGCCATGTCATTGCTGAAAGCCAAGCTGCTTTCCTCTGCGCAGGAAAAGCAAGCGAAGGAACAAGCCCAGACGCGTAAATCGCTGGTGGGCAGCGGCGACCGCTCCGAACGTATCCGCACTTACAATTATCCACAAGGGCGTATCACAGATCACCGCATCAACCTGACTTTGTACAAGCTGGAGGAAGTGGTGCAGGGCGATCTTGATCCGGTAATCCAGCCTTTGCTTCAGGAATATCAGGCGGAAATGCTGGCCAGCATCAGCGAGTAA
- a CDS encoding tetratricopeptide repeat protein, which yields MKYLHRALLSAVVCVVFPGCSQFTGLQKTQEVTDPVTQRPIPVLQAYDDSELAPAPDEQSPYPQQFSRSTLLDLLTAEVAGQRGQVDMLLQNYLKVARETRDIGVIRRALNAAQYIKDDAAMTEMTLLWTEVEPENVDAHQLAAFQLIKQKQYPEALSHMEQVLELEGPTTFDRLAVHAKNLTDEEKKELLNLYKKILERHPENGELMYGYAVLQEINGMEEAALASTDPLLKTSPDNPAVIALRARLLKSVKGVDVSLAYLKKQYAKHPDEVQVGALYARTQIEAHNFDAAQSIYKELMNRFPNTPHLKLSYALVSLENQHTQEARKHLEDLVKQGQHLNEAHFYLARIADQEDRVEDAIQHYQNVTRGGHYFNALARSAYLLIRSGRQSEAEAAFTEARENLPSQASQLWELQINLMLELDDLDAALKLSDQAVEEYPEDLQLLYARAMLKDRMGLLEGMEDDLRHIIALDPDNAVALNALGYTLADRTDRTQEAYNLINKALELDPGNPAILDSMGWVLFRLGKSGEAVGFLQEAYSKFPDPEVASHLGEVLWSLGKQDDAKNIWREALNTKPDHRLLNETLKRLNVDL from the coding sequence ATGAAATATTTGCATCGAGCGCTGCTCAGCGCGGTGGTTTGTGTTGTTTTTCCCGGTTGCAGTCAGTTCACCGGCCTGCAAAAAACACAAGAGGTGACGGACCCCGTCACACAACGCCCCATCCCGGTGCTCCAAGCCTACGATGACTCCGAGCTTGCTCCCGCCCCGGATGAACAGTCCCCCTATCCGCAACAATTCAGCCGCTCCACACTGTTGGACTTGCTTACCGCCGAAGTCGCGGGGCAGCGCGGCCAAGTTGACATGTTGTTGCAGAACTATTTGAAAGTCGCCCGCGAAACTCGCGACATCGGCGTTATACGCCGGGCGCTCAACGCCGCGCAGTATATAAAAGACGACGCGGCCATGACCGAAATGACGCTGCTGTGGACCGAAGTGGAGCCAGAGAACGTAGATGCTCACCAATTGGCCGCCTTCCAGCTCATTAAGCAAAAGCAGTATCCAGAAGCGCTGTCCCATATGGAGCAGGTACTGGAGCTCGAAGGACCGACAACGTTCGACCGCCTCGCTGTCCACGCCAAAAACCTGACCGATGAGGAAAAGAAAGAGCTGCTCAACCTGTACAAAAAAATCCTGGAGCGTCACCCGGAGAACGGTGAACTCATGTACGGCTACGCCGTGCTGCAGGAAATCAATGGCATGGAGGAAGCAGCTCTCGCCAGCACAGACCCGTTGCTAAAAACCTCACCAGATAACCCAGCGGTGATCGCCTTACGCGCCCGCCTGCTTAAAAGCGTCAAAGGCGTTGATGTCTCTCTCGCCTATTTGAAAAAGCAGTACGCCAAGCATCCTGATGAAGTGCAAGTTGGCGCGCTATATGCCCGCACCCAGATTGAAGCGCACAATTTCGACGCCGCACAGTCTATATATAAGGAGCTGATGAACCGCTTCCCGAATACGCCGCACCTCAAGCTCTCTTATGCGCTGGTCTCCCTTGAAAATCAACATACACAGGAAGCCCGCAAGCATTTAGAAGATCTTGTCAAGCAAGGGCAGCATCTCAATGAGGCTCATTTTTATTTGGCGCGCATCGCCGACCAGGAAGACAGAGTCGAAGACGCTATCCAGCATTACCAGAATGTGACCCGTGGCGGCCATTATTTCAACGCCCTTGCGCGCTCCGCCTATCTCTTGATCCGCTCAGGCCGCCAAAGCGAAGCGGAAGCGGCGTTCACCGAGGCCCGGGAAAATTTACCCTCCCAGGCCAGCCAGCTATGGGAATTACAAATAAACCTTATGCTGGAGCTGGATGACCTCGACGCCGCGCTGAAGCTTTCAGACCAAGCGGTAGAGGAATATCCTGAAGACCTGCAATTGCTATACGCCAGAGCCATGCTAAAAGACCGCATGGGATTACTGGAAGGCATGGAGGACGACCTGCGCCACATCATTGCGCTTGATCCAGACAACGCCGTCGCACTGAATGCATTGGGCTACACACTTGCGGATCGCACTGACCGCACCCAAGAAGCGTACAATCTGATCAACAAAGCACTGGAGTTGGACCCAGGCAATCCCGCCATACTTGATAGCATGGGCTGGGTCCTGTTCCGCTTAGGCAAGTCTGGCGAAGCTGTCGGTTTCCTTCAGGAAGCCTACTCCAAGTTTCCAGACCCGGAGGTCGCCTCCCATTTAGGTGAAGTACTCTGGTCCCTTGGCAAACAGGACGATGCAAAAAATATTTGGCGTGAAGCGCTGAATACAAAACCCGATCATCGGCTTCTTAATGAAACCCTGAAGCGTCTGAACGTAGACCTTTAA
- the lolB gene encoding lipoprotein insertase outer membrane protein LolB, whose translation MSKTFSGGRLFATLLTTLIALSGCQLTPPKETTLNAPGDWSQRKSALLTFDHWRLQGKLSVRRGDRLDSALINEWSQQGDRFAIHVSSSLLGLGATQIEGSPKGIRLSQPDNDPLFSERPQQLLEHALGWSIPIESLPYWVRGVPDAKTSNQLTFSVDGELVSIEQNGWLIEYGRFTQVGDLSLPEKITLTSEDARVKLAITEWRP comes from the coding sequence ATGTCAAAAACATTTTCTGGCGGACGCCTTTTCGCCACATTGCTCACAACGCTGATCGCTTTAAGCGGTTGTCAACTGACGCCCCCTAAAGAAACAACTCTGAATGCGCCCGGCGACTGGTCACAACGCAAAAGCGCTTTGCTGACGTTCGACCACTGGCGACTACAAGGCAAACTGAGCGTACGCAGAGGAGACCGGCTGGATAGCGCCCTCATCAACGAGTGGAGCCAACAGGGCGACCGCTTCGCCATTCATGTTTCCTCTTCTTTATTAGGGTTAGGCGCAACACAGATAGAGGGCTCTCCCAAAGGCATTCGCCTTTCACAGCCCGATAACGACCCACTATTCTCCGAACGCCCACAGCAACTGCTGGAGCACGCTCTGGGATGGTCGATTCCTATTGAGTCACTGCCTTATTGGGTGCGCGGCGTTCCTGACGCGAAAACGTCTAACCAGCTTACATTCAGTGTCGATGGCGAGCTGGTCAGCATTGAACAGAACGGCTGGCTGATTGAATATGGCCGCTTTACACAGGTCGGCGACCTGTCGCTACCGGAAAAAATCACCCTTACCAGCGAAGACGCCCGCGTCAAACTGGCGATAACAGAGTGGCGCCCCTGA